One Faecalicatena sp. Marseille-Q4148 DNA window includes the following coding sequences:
- a CDS encoding TrkH family potassium uptake protein, which produces MNHKMTVYMLGKILGIEGVVMFLPAIVALIYREDSYMHFVIPGVILILVHILFGRKKPKNTKLYGRDGLVIVALSWLLWSLIGAIPFYTSGAIPQFIDAFFETVSGFTTTGSTILTDIEALPKGMAFWRSLTHWIGGMGVLVFVMVITSLENDRSMHLMKAEMPGPEIEKLVPKARTTAQILYAMYFVLTFAEVIFLLFGGMNLYDSILHAFSTAGTGGFSNRNASIAYYDSAYIDGVITVFMILFGINFNMYFLLILKRFRNIWENEEVKAYFGIILAAIVMITINISNYYGGFLKAFRYASFQVSSIITTTGFITADFNQWPEFSKAILLLLIMIGACAGSTGGGMKVSRILILMKHAKREIKKLIHPKSVSIITLNKKRLQDETVNGVIGYTVIYFLIMVVSILIVSLNNFDFATTFSSVLTTLNNTGPGIAGVGPVENFSSFSVLSKLVFCFDMLAGRLELFPFLMLMAPSVWRKKF; this is translated from the coding sequence ATGAATCATAAAATGACAGTTTATATGCTCGGAAAGATTCTGGGGATTGAAGGCGTTGTAATGTTTCTCCCGGCGATTGTAGCGTTGATCTATCGGGAAGACAGTTATATGCATTTTGTCATTCCGGGAGTAATTTTGATTCTGGTACATATTCTGTTTGGAAGAAAGAAACCAAAGAATACAAAACTATACGGAAGAGACGGACTTGTGATCGTTGCATTATCATGGCTTCTGTGGTCACTGATCGGCGCAATACCATTTTATACATCAGGTGCGATCCCTCAGTTTATCGATGCATTTTTTGAGACGGTATCCGGATTTACGACAACAGGCTCCACGATTCTGACAGATATTGAAGCATTGCCGAAGGGAATGGCTTTCTGGAGATCGCTGACACATTGGATCGGCGGTATGGGAGTGCTTGTTTTCGTTATGGTAATTACATCGCTGGAAAATGATCGTTCGATGCACTTGATGAAAGCAGAGATGCCGGGGCCGGAAATTGAAAAGCTTGTGCCGAAGGCGAGAACAACAGCTCAGATTTTGTATGCAATGTATTTTGTTCTTACTTTTGCGGAAGTAATTTTCCTTTTATTTGGCGGAATGAATCTGTATGACAGTATTTTGCATGCGTTTAGTACGGCCGGTACCGGAGGATTCTCAAACAGAAATGCAAGTATTGCATATTATGACAGCGCATATATTGACGGGGTAATTACGGTATTTATGATTCTGTTCGGAATCAATTTTAATATGTATTTCCTGTTGATTTTGAAGCGTTTTAGAAATATCTGGGAAAACGAAGAAGTAAAAGCATATTTTGGGATCATTTTGGCAGCAATCGTGATGATTACAATTAATATCAGCAATTATTATGGAGGATTTCTGAAAGCGTTCCGCTACGCTTCGTTCCAGGTTTCATCTATCATTACAACAACCGGTTTTATTACAGCAGATTTCAATCAGTGGCCGGAATTTTCAAAAGCAATTTTATTGCTTCTCATTATGATAGGAGCCTGTGCCGGTTCTACCGGAGGCGGTATGAAAGTATCCCGTATCCTGATTCTTATGAAACACGCTAAGAGAGAAATTAAGAAATTAATCCATCCAAAGAGTGTATCGATTATCACATTGAATAAAAAACGTCTTCAGGACGAGACTGTGAATGGAGTTATCGGATATACAGTTATTTACTTTTTGATCATGGTTGTATCAATTCTGATCGTATCATTAAATAATTTTGATTTTGCTACGACATTCAGTTCTGTTTTGACGACACTGAATAATACCGGACCCGGAATTGCAGGTGTTGGACCGGTAGAGAACTTTTCTTCTTTTTCTGTGTTGTCAAAGTTAGTATTTTGTTTTGATATGCTGGCAGGAAGACTGGAGTTATTCCCATTTTTGA